The Nitrospira sp. KM1 genome includes a window with the following:
- a CDS encoding sigma-54 dependent transcriptional regulator has translation MPDVVRNVLVVDDDHEMRALLRDVLEQHGYTVSLASNGQDALVTLREKEYPVVLTDLRMKGMQGIELLTQIKQSWPDTNVILMTAFGSVETAIQAMKQGAYDYLMKPVKNEDLSRATERAFREALLRSEIHRLRREVDREYSFSQILGKSKAMREVFDLIRRVANSPTNILITGESGTGKELVAKALHYNSERKDAAFIPVNCAAIPEHLLESELFGHVRGAFTDARTDKRGLFEEAERGSLFLDEISELPHMLQAKLLRAIQEKEIRRVGATKSTAVDVRVIAATNLNLAEEVKAKRFRGDLYYRLNVIEVKLPPLRERREDIPLLVDAFLKKFGQERGKDVKGMNEATLAILMDYAWPGNVRELENVIERAVTLSRTDRILPDDLPGTIQGARGDRRVIDEGAEKMVSLHEVEKEYIKKILEKLGGNKYQAAQVLGIDRKTLYRKLAEIEAVLPPDE, from the coding sequence ATGCCGGACGTTGTCAGAAATGTGCTTGTCGTTGATGATGATCATGAGATGCGGGCGTTGCTTCGGGACGTGCTGGAGCAGCATGGCTATACCGTGAGTCTCGCCTCCAATGGACAGGACGCTCTCGTGACCCTCCGTGAGAAAGAATACCCGGTCGTTCTCACCGATCTGCGGATGAAAGGGATGCAGGGGATCGAACTGCTCACACAGATCAAACAATCGTGGCCCGATACCAACGTGATTCTGATGACCGCGTTCGGCAGCGTGGAAACTGCCATTCAGGCCATGAAACAAGGCGCCTATGATTATCTGATGAAGCCGGTGAAGAATGAGGATCTGTCGCGAGCGACCGAGCGCGCGTTCCGTGAAGCGCTGCTCAGAAGCGAGATTCACCGTCTCCGACGGGAAGTGGATAGGGAATACAGCTTCAGTCAAATTCTCGGAAAGAGCAAGGCGATGCGGGAGGTGTTTGACTTGATCCGCCGCGTTGCGAACAGTCCGACCAACATCCTGATCACAGGGGAAAGCGGAACGGGCAAGGAGCTTGTGGCCAAGGCGCTTCACTACAATAGCGAGCGGAAGGACGCTGCCTTCATTCCCGTCAACTGCGCTGCGATTCCAGAGCATTTGCTGGAAAGTGAATTGTTCGGCCACGTGCGCGGCGCCTTCACGGATGCAAGAACGGACAAGCGCGGCCTGTTTGAAGAGGCGGAACGGGGATCTCTTTTTCTCGATGAGATCAGCGAGTTGCCGCACATGCTGCAGGCCAAGCTTCTTCGCGCCATCCAGGAAAAGGAAATCAGGCGCGTAGGTGCGACCAAGTCAACTGCCGTAGATGTCCGGGTCATTGCGGCGACAAATTTGAATCTGGCGGAGGAAGTCAAAGCGAAACGGTTCAGAGGGGACCTATACTACCGTCTCAATGTGATCGAAGTGAAACTTCCACCGCTGCGGGAACGACGTGAAGATATTCCTCTGCTCGTGGATGCATTTTTGAAAAAGTTCGGGCAGGAGCGGGGCAAGGATGTGAAAGGGATGAACGAAGCCACGTTGGCCATCTTGATGGACTATGCGTGGCCGGGAAACGTTCGGGAACTGGAGAATGTCATTGAGCGAGCGGTCACGCTCAGTCGGACAGACAGGATTCTCCCCGACGATCTCCCCGGGACCATCCAAGGAGCACGCGGTGATCGCCGCGTCATTGACGAGGGTGCGGAGAAGATGGTTTCCCTGCATGAAGTGGAAAAGGAGTACATCAAGAAAATTCTCGAAAAGCTGGGCGGCAATAAGTATCAGGCTGCGCAGGTTCTGGGGATCGACCGCAAGACGCTGTACCGAAAGCTTGCAGAGATCGAGGCTGTCCTCCCGCCGGACGAATGA
- a CDS encoding nitrogen regulation protein NR(II), translating into MEKAFPRGPWTIPVLMIVVFACDLAAPLGVAVAILYVIPLLLTVHTPRQRDALYYGLGAIALLWTALFLKPGALSLQYAVFNRMLGTFVLCLLTWGLLQLKRTRAELLQSEISRTKTVQDLLLERAGRSHAEALMEAAQEARAHAETAVAGAVAGRQRAEEHFLVSQLRLESIIDSAMDAIITVDHEQKIVVFNHAAERMFKCAAKEAIDRSLDRFIPAHFRDAHRSHVNRFGQSGVTTRKMGQLGTVTGLRADGEEFPIEAAISHVTVQGSKFFTVILRDITERTRLEEQLRRTERIAELGTVASGMAHEIGTPMNVILGRAEYLLDRVTDEPVRKGLQTIVAQVERITRVMNQLLSFARRKPPQPRSLRLQDVIESSLEMFHERLSSKRVQVELQVDAAASPTISGDSDQMSQVMINLIMNALHAMPEGGKLRITLGLEKGMVKLTISDTGHGISHDIVKQIFDPFFTTKEFGKGTGLGLTVVKGIIEEHQGSIEVESEPGIGTTFTILLPKSP; encoded by the coding sequence ATGGAAAAGGCATTCCCCCGGGGTCCCTGGACGATCCCGGTGTTGATGATCGTCGTCTTTGCGTGTGATCTGGCGGCTCCGCTCGGAGTGGCCGTCGCCATTCTCTACGTCATCCCCCTTCTCTTGACCGTTCATACACCGCGCCAGCGCGACGCATTGTACTATGGTCTCGGTGCAATAGCGCTGCTCTGGACCGCACTGTTCCTGAAACCTGGCGCGTTGTCGCTGCAGTATGCCGTCTTTAATCGAATGTTGGGAACCTTCGTCCTCTGCCTACTCACATGGGGCCTGCTTCAATTGAAGCGGACCCGAGCGGAATTGCTACAGTCCGAAATCAGCAGGACGAAGACGGTGCAGGATTTGCTATTGGAGCGTGCCGGACGATCTCATGCTGAGGCGCTGATGGAAGCGGCTCAGGAAGCACGAGCGCACGCAGAGACTGCTGTCGCGGGGGCGGTGGCAGGCCGTCAGCGGGCCGAAGAACATTTTCTTGTCAGCCAACTCAGGCTCGAAAGCATCATCGATTCTGCCATGGACGCCATCATCACCGTTGATCATGAGCAGAAGATCGTGGTCTTCAATCATGCAGCCGAGCGCATGTTCAAATGTGCGGCCAAGGAAGCTATTGACCGATCGCTCGACAGGTTTATTCCCGCGCACTTCCGTGACGCCCATCGGTCCCATGTGAACAGGTTCGGGCAGTCTGGCGTGACGACCCGAAAAATGGGCCAGTTGGGCACGGTGACCGGTCTCCGAGCGGACGGAGAAGAGTTTCCTATTGAAGCGGCGATTTCGCACGTCACGGTCCAAGGGAGCAAGTTCTTCACCGTCATCCTTCGCGATATCACCGAACGGACGCGCCTGGAGGAACAGCTGCGACGAACCGAGCGGATTGCCGAACTGGGAACCGTGGCTTCAGGGATGGCGCACGAGATTGGGACGCCCATGAACGTGATCCTGGGACGGGCCGAATACCTCTTGGACCGGGTCACCGATGAGCCGGTGAGGAAGGGCTTGCAAACCATTGTCGCTCAGGTCGAGCGGATTACGCGAGTCATGAATCAACTATTGTCGTTTGCGAGAAGAAAACCGCCTCAGCCGCGCTCCCTTCGGCTGCAGGACGTGATTGAGAGCAGTCTTGAAATGTTCCATGAGCGGCTGTCCAGCAAGCGCGTGCAGGTGGAGTTGCAGGTGGATGCCGCCGCCTCTCCGACCATCTCAGGCGACAGCGATCAGATGAGTCAGGTCATGATCAATCTCATTATGAACGCACTTCACGCCATGCCGGAGGGAGGGAAGCTCCGCATCACGCTCGGATTGGAGAAAGGCATGGTAAAGCTCACGATCTCGGACACCGGACACGGAATCTCACACGACATCGTAAAGCAGATTTTCGATCCGTTCTTTACCACAAAAGAATTTGGCAAGGGGACGGGTCTTGGTTTGACCGTGGTCAAGGGAATCATCGAGGAGCACCAGGGCTCGATCGAAGTAGAGAGTGAACCAGGAATCGGGACGACGTTCACCATCCTCTTGCCGAAAAGCCCATAA
- a CDS encoding response regulator — translation MPTMVAQKKAVVLVVEDDRDMLNLLCDAFWSAGYQLREAKDGDEALLSVLQSVPDVILTDLRMPAGGADYITRLRTVAPHCPIVVMTAFGEPGLQAQVLRAGATAYFDKPVRISDLKLRIDALLTDHQ, via the coding sequence ATGCCTACAATGGTGGCACAGAAGAAAGCGGTGGTTCTCGTCGTCGAAGACGATAGAGATATGCTCAATCTGCTCTGTGACGCATTCTGGAGCGCCGGATATCAATTACGTGAGGCAAAGGACGGTGACGAAGCCTTGTTGTCGGTTCTGCAATCCGTGCCGGACGTCATCCTCACCGATCTCCGCATGCCTGCCGGAGGAGCCGATTACATCACCCGGTTGCGGACGGTGGCGCCCCACTGCCCCATCGTGGTCATGACGGCGTTCGGCGAACCCGGCTTGCAAGCACAAGTCCTGCGTGCCGGAGCGACGGCGTATTTCGACAAACCTGTCCGAATTTCTGATCTCAAGCTGAGGATTGACGCCTTGCTGACCGATCACCAGTGA
- a CDS encoding sigma-54-dependent Fis family transcriptional regulator, with translation MNESSSRDACLQQDPVLMVRIETISQLGAVLSDRIAIMDRQFNITYMNGPAESGAFEELKEVKLGKCYETFTRRLEPCESCPAVRMFDHRDPRSGCCDVTLERAACGLYQAFPLLTGQGQVGSMLALFEPRSGKPSIGPASKSRPVSPGMAGESLGKLIGRSDVMQRMFDLIRVVADTSATVLIEGESGTGKELVARTIHESSPRAGKPFVVVDCGSLPETLLESELFGHVKGAFTGAVANKRGLFEEADGGTIFLDELADTSPVFQAKLLRVLQEGEIKPVGGMRPVKIDVRIVSATNRDLVPLVKAKRFRQDLYYRLAVLPLCVPPLRDRREDIPLLVNHFLEESSRRHWKPVARVSPQVLRMLTDAAWPGNVRELQHYIERAVVTAPDDLQVCSNASITLPASSLRDLRSKTRETVKEVERACILQALDSTQGNRTKAAKLLKISRASLYNKLRFHCIS, from the coding sequence ATGAACGAATCTTCATCACGGGATGCGTGTTTGCAGCAGGATCCTGTCCTGATGGTTCGCATTGAGACGATCAGCCAGCTGGGCGCGGTCCTCTCCGATCGGATCGCGATCATGGACCGTCAGTTCAACATCACATACATGAACGGCCCTGCCGAAAGCGGGGCATTCGAAGAGTTGAAAGAAGTCAAGCTGGGGAAGTGCTACGAAACGTTTACACGGAGGCTGGAACCTTGCGAATCGTGTCCAGCTGTTAGGATGTTTGATCACCGCGACCCTCGCTCGGGGTGCTGTGACGTCACGCTAGAGCGCGCCGCTTGCGGTTTATACCAGGCCTTTCCGCTCCTCACGGGGCAAGGACAAGTTGGTTCTATGCTGGCTCTGTTCGAGCCTCGATCCGGAAAACCCTCCATCGGCCCGGCATCCAAATCGAGGCCGGTCTCTCCCGGTATGGCGGGGGAGTCTCTGGGAAAGCTCATCGGCCGGAGCGACGTTATGCAGAGGATGTTCGACCTGATCCGTGTGGTCGCAGACACTTCTGCGACCGTCCTGATCGAAGGGGAAAGCGGGACCGGCAAAGAACTGGTGGCCAGGACGATACACGAGTCGAGTCCCAGGGCAGGGAAGCCATTCGTGGTGGTTGACTGCGGATCGCTACCGGAAACCTTGCTGGAGAGCGAGCTGTTCGGCCATGTCAAGGGGGCCTTCACCGGAGCGGTGGCCAACAAGCGGGGCCTATTCGAAGAGGCAGACGGCGGCACTATTTTTCTCGATGAGCTTGCAGACACTTCTCCGGTCTTCCAAGCCAAGCTGCTTCGGGTGCTTCAAGAGGGCGAGATCAAGCCGGTCGGCGGGATGCGCCCAGTTAAGATCGACGTGCGAATCGTCTCAGCGACAAACCGGGACTTGGTCCCCCTCGTCAAAGCCAAACGATTCCGTCAAGATCTCTATTATCGATTGGCGGTTCTGCCGCTGTGCGTTCCGCCACTTCGAGATCGGCGGGAGGACATTCCGTTGCTGGTGAATCATTTTTTGGAAGAATCCTCCAGACGGCACTGGAAGCCGGTAGCGAGGGTGTCGCCGCAGGTATTGCGCATGCTCACTGATGCCGCTTGGCCGGGGAATGTGCGTGAACTTCAACATTATATTGAAAGGGCCGTCGTGACGGCGCCGGACGACCTCCAAGTCTGTTCCAATGCATCCATCACGCTACCGGCTTCGTCGCTGCGTGATCTCCGGTCTAAAACGCGCGAAACCGTGAAGGAGGTTGAGCGGGCATGCATTCTCCAAGCACTCGATAGTACACAAGGGAATCGGACCAAAGCAGCAAAGCTGCTCAAAATCAGTCGGGCCAGCCTCTATAATAAGCTGCGATTTCACTGCATCTCCTAG
- a CDS encoding multicopper oxidase domain-containing protein: protein MKDVRVHHKRRRRRGSALLLQSILLVGCLVITSGLQAAGPGEASHSEHASPVSLPGWTQQLKGQTVVEDTIEGRPERSEKMELQHHRLMRRLEEQAQKDAQAQQTSGAFNNMSMMHQYMGQDGSSFLLMTDTKKGEPVLSSGGRCPSNAPQKIYDVSMINIEITLNRWLDYYPGYMYVLTEDVAKARAEETANKESREKDGFDPGAVSTGLQGDVIQPLVLRANQGDCVKMTLRNQMEGEDGSLFIQASSMIVSATGKPATTTNPDSIISPGKAQEFEWYIHPHMQEGVRQFHSYSHDRELTVMGLFGAFIVEPKGSMYYDSLGTGPDKAVQTGWQVNIDNGSGPDFREFVLFYHEIGDEAFRPLNKKGDFLPQRDPLTDAYRPGGRAINYRSEPFGIDEMHLQHEYFGFEDESLAYSSYTFGDTPTTIARGYLGDPVKWRLVHGGSEVFHSHHPHSGSIRWQRSPGTEPNNMWAMGQDGPVKYPVVRTKSDRVDVEVIGPSEALDLEPECGGGGCQHLAGEFLYHCHVAHHYVAGMWGYGRFYNTLQVGAAHTDTMPDLQELPDRKGRMKQGVSSDKLIGTTVDWFGKTFKIVDKNQKTNWKSDPVIVNIKDWVEMFVPAQGQPGHTNDEKGQIMAYDSTVWDWKWDGNIARGERESTAQNPKYRWAAKWDDSTRPAILFDPTTGKMAWPLFKPHFGKRVPFSANHSGAPWLEPIHQEANGERTSEPAKPGEQGRWSLCPENANQKFFNIHFTRMPITLAKKQGKEPAITDKDGLIYVLHEEERLIRANDDLKLPAVIRANVYDCVDLILTSEWDDDDYTNFQSSKINIHPHFFQFDTGNSDGVISGFEYEMSVRPFTMWGKGKKHGMPAPMVAKLVGGAKAGAKSIKIQMAPGASPFHVNTEVMVGMDCLERGHDATASLPRDKSCSEVARIKDIKGDQVTFFKPLKHNHPANDLVSPEFVRYRWWVDVDMGTVFWHDHAFGATTWPHGGFGVTLVEPFGSTYHDPKNGKLVYSGPIADIHSNEPIGAGVSGSFRELMVSIHDTVPHTVNVIEAGNPPGQPVEVALEAGKTVSFQMPDKILNAPNKYLNGGTHTTGSGFNFRAEPFAQRLSNNPDTSKLFSSMVHGDPDTPLLRAYTGDTMVFRLLHQLMNESHVWTISGHTFLTERYAADANRKNSIHVGIAERYDLVTKAGGFQGMPGDYIHFNGRTSHFAEGGWGIVRVLDKPVADLMPLPRGTNPLGIPATPSSVCPADAPIKTFNVVALDRPMKLNPKTPDVIEVDFERKIEMTMPEGKIFALEEEAMTVASGGTPSPLTLRVNLGDCVKVILKNKMKGSRASFFAPGLAFDPKDSQGLNVGNNGGDQTIGPGESRTYRYYAHPANKETTSLVWDGGNIVVNPRNGLYGAVIVGPKGSQYRDPVTGADISQKNSWRADVIVDASLPENVGKRNYRDVALFFQDEDNIIGTSFMPYVQNVAGLTSVNYRAEPYKFREEQGCSLGRIFQPCVVDKPEDPFTPLIEAHAGDPVRIHVLGANSEQNGMFGVEGHEWPIEPYMPGADMISVVEYAGSEVLDVFIRGGAGGPYRQAGDFVWSNNRLPYAQSGQWGYLRVLPTDDTRIQSLGASGSALKRAGQDQQPQASPTAMK from the coding sequence ATGAAGGATGTTCGTGTTCACCATAAGCGAAGACGACGACGCGGATCCGCTCTGCTGTTGCAGAGCATTCTGCTCGTGGGGTGTTTGGTGATTACATCGGGACTACAGGCCGCAGGTCCCGGCGAAGCATCGCACAGCGAACATGCGAGTCCTGTCTCACTGCCAGGCTGGACTCAGCAGTTGAAAGGACAAACAGTCGTCGAGGATACCATCGAGGGCCGTCCTGAGCGTTCAGAAAAAATGGAACTGCAGCATCATCGTCTGATGCGGCGGCTCGAAGAACAAGCTCAAAAAGACGCCCAGGCGCAACAGACATCCGGTGCCTTCAACAATATGTCCATGATGCACCAGTACATGGGACAGGACGGCAGCAGTTTCCTGCTCATGACAGATACGAAGAAGGGCGAGCCGGTTCTCTCGTCCGGGGGGAGATGTCCGTCCAATGCACCGCAGAAGATTTACGACGTCTCGATGATCAATATCGAGATCACGTTGAACCGCTGGCTCGACTATTATCCCGGGTATATGTACGTGTTGACCGAGGACGTCGCCAAGGCACGGGCGGAAGAAACCGCGAACAAGGAGTCACGTGAAAAAGACGGATTTGATCCCGGTGCAGTCAGCACCGGTTTACAGGGCGATGTGATCCAGCCGTTGGTACTCCGTGCCAATCAGGGAGACTGTGTCAAGATGACGCTCCGCAATCAGATGGAGGGCGAGGACGGGAGCCTGTTCATTCAAGCGTCCAGCATGATCGTGAGCGCAACCGGGAAGCCGGCGACGACTACCAATCCCGACTCGATCATATCGCCCGGCAAGGCGCAGGAATTTGAATGGTATATCCATCCGCACATGCAGGAAGGTGTCCGGCAGTTCCACTCTTACAGCCATGACCGCGAGCTGACCGTCATGGGTCTCTTCGGCGCGTTCATCGTCGAACCGAAGGGTTCGATGTACTACGACTCGCTGGGCACCGGGCCCGACAAAGCTGTGCAGACCGGGTGGCAGGTGAATATCGACAACGGGTCCGGGCCGGACTTTCGCGAGTTTGTGCTCTTCTATCATGAGATCGGCGATGAAGCGTTTCGTCCGTTGAACAAGAAGGGCGACTTCCTGCCGCAACGCGATCCTTTGACGGACGCCTACCGACCTGGAGGCCGCGCGATCAATTACCGCAGCGAGCCTTTTGGGATCGATGAAATGCATCTGCAGCACGAATATTTTGGGTTCGAAGACGAGTCCCTGGCCTATAGTTCGTATACTTTCGGCGACACGCCGACCACGATTGCCCGCGGTTATCTGGGAGATCCGGTCAAATGGCGGCTGGTGCACGGAGGATCCGAGGTGTTCCATTCCCACCATCCCCACAGCGGATCGATCCGCTGGCAGCGGAGCCCCGGCACGGAGCCCAACAATATGTGGGCGATGGGGCAGGACGGTCCGGTGAAGTATCCGGTCGTGCGGACGAAGTCCGACCGAGTGGACGTGGAAGTCATCGGCCCGTCGGAAGCGTTGGATCTGGAGCCTGAGTGCGGTGGGGGCGGCTGTCAACATTTGGCCGGCGAATTTCTTTACCATTGCCATGTCGCCCACCATTATGTAGCGGGGATGTGGGGCTACGGACGATTCTATAATACGCTCCAGGTCGGAGCGGCCCACACGGATACGATGCCGGATCTACAAGAGCTGCCGGACCGGAAGGGTCGTATGAAGCAAGGCGTTTCGTCCGACAAGCTCATCGGGACCACCGTCGATTGGTTCGGCAAGACGTTCAAGATCGTCGACAAGAACCAGAAGACCAACTGGAAATCCGATCCGGTCATCGTGAACATCAAGGATTGGGTCGAGATGTTCGTGCCGGCTCAGGGGCAACCGGGCCATACGAACGACGAGAAGGGCCAGATCATGGCCTATGACTCGACAGTGTGGGACTGGAAGTGGGACGGCAACATCGCCCGCGGCGAACGGGAAAGCACCGCGCAGAATCCCAAGTATCGATGGGCGGCCAAGTGGGACGACAGCACCAGACCCGCGATCTTATTCGATCCGACCACGGGCAAGATGGCCTGGCCGCTCTTCAAGCCGCATTTCGGCAAGCGCGTGCCGTTCTCAGCCAACCATAGCGGGGCACCGTGGCTTGAGCCGATCCATCAGGAAGCGAACGGTGAACGAACCTCCGAGCCGGCGAAGCCGGGTGAGCAGGGCCGTTGGAGCCTTTGTCCCGAAAATGCCAATCAGAAGTTCTTTAATATTCACTTTACGCGCATGCCGATCACGCTGGCCAAGAAGCAGGGGAAAGAGCCGGCCATTACGGACAAGGATGGGTTGATCTATGTGCTGCACGAAGAAGAGCGCCTCATACGGGCGAACGATGACCTGAAGCTTCCGGCGGTCATTCGTGCCAACGTGTATGACTGCGTGGACCTCATACTCACGAGCGAGTGGGACGACGATGATTACACCAACTTTCAGTCGTCCAAGATCAATATCCATCCCCACTTCTTCCAGTTCGACACGGGGAATTCGGATGGAGTGATCTCCGGCTTCGAGTATGAGATGTCCGTCCGCCCATTTACGATGTGGGGGAAGGGAAAGAAACACGGGATGCCGGCGCCGATGGTCGCCAAGCTCGTCGGAGGGGCGAAAGCGGGAGCCAAGAGCATCAAGATTCAAATGGCACCGGGCGCCTCGCCGTTCCACGTGAACACCGAGGTCATGGTCGGCATGGATTGTTTGGAGCGGGGTCACGACGCGACTGCCTCATTGCCGCGTGACAAGAGCTGCTCAGAGGTCGCCCGCATCAAGGACATCAAGGGCGATCAGGTGACGTTTTTCAAGCCGTTGAAGCACAATCATCCGGCCAACGATCTTGTGTCGCCGGAGTTCGTCCGTTATCGGTGGTGGGTGGACGTGGACATGGGAACCGTGTTTTGGCATGACCACGCGTTCGGGGCGACGACCTGGCCGCATGGCGGATTCGGCGTGACACTGGTCGAGCCGTTCGGATCCACCTACCACGATCCGAAAAACGGTAAGTTGGTGTACAGCGGCCCTATCGCCGATATTCATAGCAACGAGCCGATTGGGGCCGGGGTCAGCGGCAGTTTCCGTGAATTGATGGTCTCCATCCACGACACGGTGCCGCACACCGTCAATGTCATTGAAGCCGGCAATCCCCCGGGGCAGCCGGTCGAAGTGGCGTTAGAGGCGGGCAAGACGGTGTCGTTCCAGATGCCCGACAAGATTTTAAACGCACCGAACAAGTATCTGAATGGGGGCACGCATACGACCGGCAGCGGGTTCAACTTCCGCGCGGAGCCGTTTGCGCAGCGCCTGTCGAACAATCCGGATACATCGAAGCTGTTCAGCAGCATGGTCCATGGGGATCCCGACACGCCGTTGTTGCGGGCGTATACGGGCGACACCATGGTATTCCGGCTGTTGCATCAGCTGATGAATGAGTCGCACGTGTGGACCATCTCCGGCCATACCTTCCTGACGGAGCGGTACGCGGCGGATGCCAATCGGAAGAACTCGATTCACGTCGGGATCGCCGAACGATACGATCTCGTGACCAAGGCGGGTGGATTCCAGGGCATGCCGGGCGACTACATCCACTTCAACGGCCGGACGTCGCATTTCGCCGAAGGCGGATGGGGTATCGTGCGCGTCCTCGACAAGCCGGTAGCGGATCTTATGCCGCTTCCTCGCGGGACCAATCCACTGGGCATTCCGGCGACGCCGAGTTCCGTGTGTCCGGCCGATGCGCCGATCAAGACCTTCAACGTCGTGGCGTTGGACCGCCCAATGAAACTGAATCCAAAAACGCCGGATGTGATTGAGGTGGACTTCGAGCGAAAGATCGAAATGACTATGCCGGAAGGCAAGATCTTTGCGCTTGAAGAGGAGGCCATGACGGTAGCGAGCGGGGGAACGCCGAGCCCGCTGACGCTACGGGTCAACCTTGGCGACTGCGTCAAGGTCATTCTGAAAAACAAAATGAAGGGCAGCCGGGCGTCTTTCTTTGCCCCTGGATTAGCCTTCGATCCGAAGGACAGTCAGGGCCTGAACGTCGGCAACAATGGTGGCGATCAGACGATCGGTCCCGGTGAGAGCCGCACCTATAGGTACTATGCGCATCCAGCCAACAAGGAGACGACCTCACTGGTGTGGGACGGCGGGAATATCGTCGTGAATCCGCGCAATGGATTGTACGGAGCGGTCATTGTGGGCCCCAAGGGGTCACAATACCGCGATCCCGTAACCGGTGCAGACATTTCACAGAAGAATTCATGGCGGGCGGACGTCATCGTTGACGCCAGCCTGCCGGAGAACGTGGGCAAGCGGAACTATCGCGATGTGGCCCTCTTCTTCCAAGACGAGGATAACATCATCGGGACCTCGTTCATGCCTTATGTACAGAACGTCGCGGGATTGACGAGCGTCAACTACCGCGCCGAACCGTACAAGTTCCGGGAGGAACAAGGCTGCTCCTTGGGGAGAATCTTCCAGCCTTGCGTGGTGGACAAACCGGAAGATCCTTTCACGCCGCTGATCGAAGCGCACGCGGGTGATCCGGTTCGTATCCATGTACTCGGTGCCAATAGCGAGCAGAATGGGATGTTCGGTGTCGAAGGACACGAATGGCCGATCGAACCGTACATGCCGGGCGCCGATATGATCAGCGTCGTCGAATACGCCGGGTCTGAGGTGCTCGACGTATTCATCCGGGGCGGGGCCGGAGGACCCTATCGTCAAGCCGGAGACTTCGTCTGGTCGAATAACCGACTGCCGTATGCGCAATCGGGACAGTGGGGTTACCTCCGTGTATTGCCGACGGACGATACACGGATACAGTCGTTGGGTGCTTCGGGCTCCGCGCTCAAGCGCGCGGGACAGGACCAGCAGCCTCAAGCGAGTCCGACGGCGATGAAGTAA